The window ATAACCGCGGGCTCTCCTATGCGGTTCGGATCACTCCGCGAGGGAAAGTCACCTGGTGCCCCGATTCAACTTGTCCATAAATTTTACGATTGAGGCTGTATGGTTCAGGACGCACAGACAACGAGGGAACAGAACGAGGGCGGGTTTTCCCTGATCGAGGGCATGGTGGCAAGCGTGATTCTGGCCATCGGCGTGCTGGCTTTATCGACTATGCAGATGTTCTCGCTGGGTCGTAACGTTGATGCGAATGAAATGACACGCGTGACGAATTTCGCCGCCGACATGATGGAGCGGATCCAATCCAATCGGCGCAATGTTACAGCCTATAACGGGATTGATACGTCCGTGGCCTGTGCGATCGATTCTGTGGCGCAGCCGACGGCGCGGGGAGATTGTGATCAATGGAGCGCTCTGCTCACCGGGAGCTTTGCCTCAGGGGTGGGAGGGCTCCGCGGCCAGGTTGCGGTGACGCCGA of the Nitrospirota bacterium genome contains:
- a CDS encoding prepilin-type N-terminal cleavage/methylation domain-containing protein, yielding MVQDAQTTREQNEGGFSLIEGMVASVILAIGVLALSTMQMFSLGRNVDANEMTRVTNFAADMMERIQSNRRNVTAYNGIDTSVACAIDSVAQPTARGDCDQWSALLTGSFASGVGGLRGQVAVTPTGPTNPSLNMSSVIVTVTWSGAAGVGKIARQRQVVTTTVVAPE